The genomic interval TCATGACAGATGCCAGTTGGGAATGGCAAtcgggcccggcccggcccggcccggcccgccaTAGACCGGCCCGACTCGATATTGTTTTGGCCTGGCCCGGCCCGGTCCGACTTCTTTATTCAGCATTGCGGGTCAAGCCCGACCCGtattcctttcttttttttttttaaaaaaaaaatcaatttattttatttatttatacaaatGCTGAATACTACTATAACTCTCTATACATATATACGCATATGAATGGTAACATATTCTCGTCACTAAATAGTCTTATCTTCACTGATGTTTTGTAACTAAAAATCATTATCAATATTCAAAGTCGCGACTAAAACAAACATCAGTGCATGCTAGTgtttcttaaatattttttaattaatacgaAAACCATGCATGGTGAGATCAGTAGTATAATTATAATGTATACGTACGCCATTATGGTATATTTAATTGAGAGAATTGGAGGCAcggaatatataattaataacggGTATTAGATGATTAAGTAGAacatatatgtttaattaagattaattaaatACCAATACGTACTATCTCTCTCTTCTCACTATGATATCTCTCTCGTGCTGATTCAGAGTCTCTTTTTCCCTGATCAAATAATGAATGTGCCTAAAACTCTGCAGTAGACAAGTTGAAACAACAGTCAATAATATCATCTACTATATatgattgtgtatatatataagccCTAAACATCTAAGCTCACAAGGTGGGAACACGCACACCAGAGCACCgacttatacatatataaatatatatgttagaaAATGATATTCATGCCACTGGTTACTGGTTACTCTATGTTACTTGTTACCATTATTTATTCATTACTCATTTGTACATGATTTGTCAATCATTGTAATTGtaccttttctctctcttttcggttAGTGTCAGAGtatattcttttcttttatttgattTGTATTCCAACCTTTTGGGAATGATGTGTCCCTTCTAGATTGTACAAAGTGTTGCCCTAGTGGCTATATAAATGAAAGTATACCCCAAAAGCTCATTGAGCTGATCTTATCATTCTCTGTTGCATTATTTTttacttggtatcagagcaccaGTAAAGTTCCATGGCCCCTGGTGAGCATACCCCTGGAAATGCATCAGCTCAAACTGGTAGCAATGTTGCTAACCAGCAGTTCAGTACATTTGGAGCTTCTTCCTCTAATGTCTCTGTTCCTCACTTTAGGAGTACCTTAAATCAGCAGTTTGCTCTCAAGTTAGACAGGAACGATTTCTCCCTGTGGAAAACAATGGTCATGGCCATTGTAAGGGGACATCGTCTTGATGGCTACTTAACAGGAGGCAGATCAAGACCAGCTGAATATATTTCAGCACCTAGTGTTGAAGGTGAACCAGGAACTACTTCTGAAATGAATTCCGAGTTTGAACAGTGGATTGTCAACGATCAATTGCTCATGGGGTGGTTATATGGGTCAATGACTGAGAGCATAGCCACTGAAGTTATGGGATGCTCTTCTTCTGCTGATCTGTGGAGTGGTTTAGAGTCCTCGTTTGGTGCACATTCAAAGGCCAAAATGGATGAGTATAGAACTAAAATTTAGACTGTGAGAAAGAACTCTATGAACATGACAGAATACCTCAAGCAAAAGAAGCAATGGGGCAAATGTACTAGCTCTTGCAGGTGATCCTTACCCTGAATCCCTCCTTGTTTCTAACGTGCTTTCTGGTTTAGACATGGAATACTTGCCCATTGTGCTGCAGATTGAAGCTAGAGAAAAGACAACTTGGCAAACTCTTCAAGATCTACTGCTGAGTTTTGACAGCAAGCTTGATAGACTCGGCTCCTTCTCTGGAAATAGCAAACATGGAAACAATGGCTCTCCCTCAGCCAACCTTGATAACAAAGGCTCTGCTGGTGGTGGAAATTACAACCCAGGAAACTCGAGAGGCAGAGGAGGAAACAACAATAACAGCAGCAATCGTGGAAGGTC from Cannabis sativa cultivar Pink pepper isolate KNU-18-1 chromosome 4, ASM2916894v1, whole genome shotgun sequence carries:
- the LOC133036898 gene encoding uncharacterized protein LOC133036898; protein product: MAPGEHTPGNASAQTGSNVANQQFSTFGASSSNVSVPHFRSTLNQQFALKLDRNDFSLWKTMVMAIVRGHRLDGYLTGGRSRPAEYISAPSVEGEPGTTSEMNSEFEQWIVNDQLLMGWLYGSMTESIATEVMGCSSSADLWSGLESSFGDPYPESLLVSNVLSGLDMEYLPIVLQIEAREKTTWQTLQDLLLSFDSKLDRLGSFSGNSKHGNNGSPSANLDNKGSAGGGNYNPGNSRGRGGNNNNSSNRGRSNGRGRGGRGGPKS